In the genome of Acidobacteriota bacterium, one region contains:
- the rplD gene encoding 50S ribosomal protein L4: MAKIDIQNLEGKKVGSLELADEVFGAVNEDLLYEAVIHYRAAHRAGTHATKNKKLVSGAGRKLWRQKGTGRARVGSIRSPLWRHGGTVHGPQPRSYDYQFPRKKLLGALRSALAAKLTDGKLIVVESFEMKDAKTKAFRGALDKLNVGKTALVVEAEGNASQNANLHRSARNLAGVEMVASKQVHPYHLLRYDSAVFSRAALEKLQDTLKATAPRRKQEVA, from the coding sequence ATGGCAAAGATCGATATACAGAATCTCGAAGGCAAGAAGGTCGGCTCGCTCGAGCTCGCTGATGAGGTATTCGGCGCGGTCAACGAAGACCTTCTTTACGAAGCGGTCATCCATTATCGCGCCGCGCATCGTGCGGGCACGCACGCCACCAAGAACAAGAAGCTGGTGTCGGGCGCGGGCCGCAAGCTGTGGCGGCAAAAGGGTACCGGACGCGCCCGCGTGGGCTCCATCCGCTCGCCGCTCTGGCGGCATGGCGGCACTGTCCACGGGCCGCAACCGCGCTCCTACGACTATCAGTTCCCGCGGAAGAAACTGTTGGGCGCGCTGCGCTCGGCGCTGGCCGCGAAGCTGACCGATGGCAAGCTCATCGTGGTCGAGAGCTTCGAGATGAAAGACGCGAAGACGAAAGCTTTCCGCGGAGCGCTCGACAAGCTCAACGTCGGCAAGACCGCGCTGGTAGTCGAAGCGGAGGGCAACGCCAGCCAGAACGCGAACCTCCATCGCAGCGCCCGCAACCTGGCGGGCGTGGAGATGGTCGCCAGCAAGCAGGTGCATCCGTATCACCTGCTGCGCTACGACAGCGCCGTGTTCTCGCGCGCAGCGCTGGAGAAGCTGCAAGACACGCTGAAGGCGACCGCGCCGCGGCGCAAGCAGGAGGTCGCGTAA
- a CDS encoding 50S ribosomal protein L23 yields the protein MKSAYQIIRRPVITEKGLGAKEAEGTLVFEVAAQATKTEVKEAVQQIFKVKVSSVRTANYPGKERRRGKFAGYRADWKKAYVRLKAGEKMPEYAQNM from the coding sequence ATGAAGTCGGCATATCAGATCATCCGCCGTCCGGTCATCACCGAGAAGGGCCTGGGCGCGAAAGAGGCGGAAGGCACGCTGGTGTTCGAGGTGGCCGCGCAGGCCACCAAGACGGAAGTGAAGGAAGCGGTGCAGCAGATCTTCAAAGTGAAGGTCAGCTCGGTGCGCACCGCGAATTATCCCGGTAAGGAGCGGCGCCGGGGCAAGTTTGCCGGCTATCGCGCGGACTGGAAAAAGGCGTACGTGCGGTTGAAGGCCGGCGAAAAGATGCCGGAGTACGCGCAGAACATGTAG
- the rplB gene encoding 50S ribosomal protein L2, whose protein sequence is MAIRTYRPYTPSIRYRTTIVNDDITTNKPHKPLVSPKKRSGGRRNAGDITLWHRGGGHKRKLRAIDFKRDKTGIPATVISVEYDPNRSARIALLSYADGEKRYILQPVGLQVGQKLMSGPEADILVGNALPLKNIPSGTTVHNIELKPGKGAQMVRSAGGQAQLVAKEGDWALIKLPSGETRKVMVDCMATVGQVGNLDHENISIGKAGRNRWLGFKPVNRGVVMNPVDHPHGGGEGKTSGGRHPVTPWGQPTRGYKTRNNKRTDKFIVQRRSK, encoded by the coding sequence ATGGCAATCAGAACTTACCGACCGTACACGCCGTCGATCCGCTATCGGACGACGATCGTCAACGACGACATCACGACGAACAAGCCGCACAAGCCCCTGGTCTCGCCCAAGAAGCGCTCCGGTGGACGCCGCAATGCGGGCGACATCACGCTTTGGCACCGTGGTGGCGGACATAAGCGCAAGCTGCGCGCCATCGACTTCAAGCGGGACAAGACCGGCATCCCGGCCACGGTGATCTCGGTGGAGTACGATCCCAACCGCTCGGCACGCATCGCGCTGCTCAGCTACGCGGATGGCGAGAAGCGTTACATCCTGCAGCCGGTCGGCTTGCAGGTTGGGCAGAAACTGATGAGCGGCCCCGAGGCCGACATCCTGGTCGGCAACGCGCTGCCGTTGAAGAACATCCCTTCCGGCACCACGGTGCACAACATCGAGCTCAAGCCCGGCAAGGGCGCGCAGATGGTGCGCTCCGCCGGGGGACAGGCGCAGCTGGTCGCGAAAGAAGGCGACTGGGCGCTCATCAAGCTGCCTTCCGGCGAGACGCGCAAGGTGATGGTCGATTGCATGGCGACCGTCGGTCAGGTCGGCAACCTCGATCACGAGAACATCTCCATCGGCAAGGCGGGACGCAATCGCTGGCTCGGCTTCAAGCCGGTCAATCGCGGCGTGGTCATGAATCCGGTCGACCATCCGCACGGTGGCGGTGAAGGCAAGACCTCCGGCGGCCGCCATCCGGTCACGCCCTGGGGACAACCCACTCGCGGCTACAAGACACGCAACAACAAGCGCACCGACAAGTTCATCGTCCAGCGCAGGAGTAAATAA